The following are encoded together in the Zingiber officinale cultivar Zhangliang chromosome 8A, Zo_v1.1, whole genome shotgun sequence genome:
- the LOC122008775 gene encoding peter Pan-like protein, whose translation MARFNHKKRRGLVKPPVVKNQPTVDQITGQKIPKSFVFSRGRLPGPVRQLELDLRKLMLPHTALKLKEKKRNKLKDFLNVAGPMGVTHFLMLSYPMSSPHLRVARTPQGPTLTFEVQEYSLAADIARSQSRPSYPKELCDNSPLIVLSGFGGGDQHLKLTTIMFQNIFPAIDINTVKLSTCRRIVLLNYNSETKLIDFRHYSIRLQPVGVTRRIRKFVQKHEIPDLRNLKDVSEFVTRVGYGSESEADEESATVDLASDIGRVNRASNKSAVRLQEIGPRMTLRLVKIEEGLCSGNVIFTEFGKEVENAHPETQEE comes from the exons ATGGCTCGATTCAATCAT AAGAAAAGGCGGGGGCTTGTAAAGCCACCTGTTGTAAAGAATCAACCTACTGTAGATCAGATTACTGGTCAAAAGATTCCCAAGAGCTTTGTCTTTTCAAGAGGAAGGCTGCCAGGCCCAGTCAGGCAATTGGAACTGGATCTTCGAAAGCTTATGCTCCCTCACACAGCTCTAAAATTAAAG GAGAAAAAACGGAATAAGCTGAAAGACTTTCTAAATGTTGCTGGGCCTATGGGTGTAACCCATTTCCTAATGTTATCATATCCAATGAGTAGTCCCCATTTGCGTGTTGCAAGGACACCTCAAGGTCCAACGCTTACTTTTGAAGTTCAAGAATATTCTTTGGCTGCTGACATTGCACGATCACAATCTCGGCCAAGTTATCCTAAGGAATTATGTGATAACTCACCCTTG ATAGTGCTTTCTGGCTTTGGGGGTGGAGATCAGCACCTGAAGCTCACAACAATAATGTTCCAGAACATTTTTCCTGCCATAGATATAAATACT GTAAAACTGTCGACATGTAGGAGGATTGTTTTATTAAATTACAATTCCGAAACAAAGCTTATTGACTTTAGACATTATTCCATCCGCCTACAACCTGTTGGTGTCACACGGAGGATTCGGAAGTTTGTTCAGAAGCATGAGATACCAGATTTGAGGAACCTTAAGGATGTCAGTGAATTTGTGACCAG GGTTGGTTATGGCTCAGAGAGTGAAGCTGATGAGGAATCAGCAACTGTAGATCTGGCAAGTGATATCGGGAGAGTAAACCGTGCATCTAACAAAAGCGCTGTTAGACTTCAAGAAATTGGACCCAGGATGACTCTCCGTTTGGTCAAAATTGAAGAAGGGCTATGCTCCGGAAATGTCATATTCACCGAGTTTG GGAAAGAAGTCGAGAATGCACATCCAGAAACTCAGGAAGAGTAA
- the LOC122008776 gene encoding dynein light chain 1, cytoplasmic-like, with amino-acid sequence MAEEGDKFGGGAVTPAAAAPQASPKIILKNIDMSEKMRNDAIDCARAAFEKHRLEKDIAEYIKKEFDMKYGQTWHCIVGRNFGSYVTHETNHFLYFYVDSKAVLLFKSG; translated from the exons ATGGCGGAGGAGGGAGATAAGTTCGGTGGCGGAGCGGTAACGCCGGCGGCCGCGGCCCCGCAGGCCTCGCCCAAGATCATCTTGAAGAATATCGACATGAGCGAGAAGATGCGCAACGACGCGATCGACTGCGCCCGCGCC GCGTTCGAGAAGCACAGGTTGGAGAAGGACATCGCTGAGTATATCAAGAAGGAGTTCGATATGAAGTACGGACAGACTTGGCACTGCATTGTGGGTCGCAACTTCg GGTCGTATGTAACACACGAGACCAatcatttcctttatttttatgtgGATTCGAAGGCGGTTCTGCTATTCAAATCTGGTTGA